One genomic region from Phragmites australis chromosome 1, lpPhrAust1.1, whole genome shotgun sequence encodes:
- the LOC133919635 gene encoding lachrymatory-factor synthase-like, whose product MVRGADVGATAVWRGTARAVAAGPTPEEAWALLGDFCALDRWVPSVRTCRRVEGADGRPGCVRYCAGPVNMAAPGEAVGWSKERLVELDPAGRWYSYEVVESNKGFGRYRATVRVEPDPAGCAVTWSFEADPVTGWTLEGFVGFLENLAHGVARRLEEEIKVKADA is encoded by the coding sequence ATGGTTCGCGGCGCAGACGTGGGAGCGACGGCCGTGTGGCGCGGCACGGCGCGCGCCGTGGCGGCAGGGCCGACGCCCGAGGAGGCGTGGGCGCTGCTGGGGGACTTCTGCGCCCTCGACAGGTGGGTGCCGTCCGTGCGGACGTGCCGGCGCGTGGAGGGCGCGGACGGGCGGCCTGGGTGCGTGCGGTACTGCGCGGGGCCCGTGAACATGGCCGCGCCGGGGGAGGCCGTGGGGTGGTCCAAGGAGCGGCTCGTGGAGCTCGACCCCGCGGGCCGGTGGTACAGCTACGAGGTGGTGGAGAGCAACAAGGGGTTCGGCAGATACCGCGCCACCGTGCGGGTGGAGCCCGACCCGGCCGGGTGCGCAGTCACGTGGTCGTTCGAGGCCGACCCGGTGACGGGGTGGACGCTGGAGGGGTTTGTGGGGTTCCTCGAGAACCTCGCGCATGGCGTGGCCCGGCGTCTCGAGGAGGAGATCAAGGTGAAGGCTGATGCCTGA